Below is a window of Demequina muriae DNA.
GTGCTCTCCAGGTTCACGGACCAGAGGCCGTGCAGCACACGCTCGGTGGTGTTGAAGCCGAACCAGTTGGCACCCGTGAGCCAGACCGCGTTGCCATCGGCGTCGATGATGCTGTTGCCGTCGACGCTGAGCCAGTCGTCACCGCTCGGTGCGTTCAACGGGGGAGCCACGTCGGCCGCGTCACCGGGGCCCGGATCGTCCCGGTCGGCGTCGCCATCGCCATCGCCCGCTGCGCTCGCCACGGCGCCGCCGCAGGCCGCGGAGAGCGCATCGGGCGTCCCCGACGCAGTGAAGCCGAATGTGGCCTCGTCGCCCTCGGCGACCGTCGCGTTGTACTCGAGGTTCTCGGCCTCGACCAGGCCCTGGGCACCGCGGGCCAGAGTCGTGTCCCACGCGCCGTCGACCACGGCGTCGCCGAGCTCGAGCATCACGGACCAGCCCTTCAGCGCACCGGCGCTCGCCCGCACCGCCACGTCGGCCGTGAAGCCGCCCTCCCACTCGTCACGGATCACCACGTCCACCGAGCACTCGGCTGGAGCGCCGTCCGCGCCGACGGCGGGCGTCGAGGAGGGGGTGGCGGAGGCATCCGACGAGGCGTCCGAGTCGACGGACGTCGCCAGCGCCCACGTCCCTGCCACCACGAGCACCAGCACGCCCACGGACGCGCTCGCGGTCATCACCCAGCCGCGGCGGGTGGTCGGCGGCCAGCGCCGCGCGGGCCGCTGGCCGGGCACAGTCTCGTCGGGCACAGTCTGGTCGGGCTCGCTGTGCGCGCGCTCGTCGTCGGCGGCGTCTCCAGGCGTGGTCTGGTCGCTCATGAGCCCCCCCATAGGTCCCGGCACAGCCTAGCGACGTCCCGAGCAGGACCGAGCCAGTGCCCAGGACGGGGGAGCCGCGACCGCGCTCTGTACGGCCGCGCAGGCCGTGTCGTAGCCTGAAGATCAGGCCCGACGCACGAGCAGGGACAGGCCGCCACGGCCACGCGCGCAGACGAGGAGTGACGGCATCGGTGACGTGTGGTCGCTGTGGCCCTCGGTCGGGGCGCTGGCGGTGGCCGTCGTGGTGCTCGGCTTCGGCGGCACGCGCCTGGCGTACGTCGCGGACGAGATCGCGGAGCGCACGCGCATGGGCAAGGCGACCGCGGGCGCGCTCCTGCTGGGCGCCGTGACCTCGCTCACGGGCATCGTCACGACCGCGACGGGAGCGCTGTCCGGAGACGCGGACTTCGCGATCGCCAACCCGATCGGCGGCGTCGCGATCCAGACGGTGTGGATTGCGATCGCGGACCTGCTGTACCGCCGCACCAACCTCGAGCACGCGGCCGCGTCGCTGCCCAACCTGCTTCAGTCGCTGATCCTGCTGGCGCTGCTGGCACTGCCCGTCGCCGCCTACGCGACTCCCGACCTGACTTGGGGGTGGTTCCACCCGCTGACGCTGGCGATCCCGGCGCTGTACCTCTACGGGCTGCGGCTCGTGAAGTCCGTTGAGGACCACCCGCAGTGGACGGCTAAGGAGACCGCTGACACCGGCGACGAGGAGTCCCCCGAGCAGTCGAACAAGACGATGCGCGCACTGTGGGGATGGTTCGCGCTGCTGGGTGCGGTGGTGGCCGGGTTCGGCTGGGTCGTCGCGAAGGCGGGTCTGGGCGTCGTCGCCGCGACGGGCATACCGTCCTCGATCGCAGGCTTCACGATCACGACTGCGATCTCCTCGCTGCCCGAGCTCATCACGCTGCTGGCGGCGGTGCGCATCGGCTCGATCGAGCTGGGAATCGGCAACATCGTGGGCGGCAACGTCTTCGACACGCTCATGATCGCGGTGGCGGATCTGTTCTTCGTCGGCGGATCGATCTACGCGTCGGTCGGGCCCCGGTCGCTGGTCCTGCTCGCCGGCACGGCGCTCATCTGCGCGGTGCTCGCCGCCGGGCTGGTGGTGCGCGACAGGCGCGGCATCGGTTTCGAGGGGGTCGCGATCCCCGGGATCTATCTGGCGACGATCGGGTTCGCGATCATGGCGGCCTGACGACGTCTCTCGGTGACGCATGCGGACCCCCGTACCCTGGTCCGCATGACGCGCATCATCGCCGGAGACCTCGGAGGACGCCGCATCGCCGTGCCCCCGCGCGGCACCCGTCCCACGACCGATCGCGTCCGCGAGGCGCTGTTCTCGCGACTGGATCACCAGGACGCGCTGCACGGTGCCCGGGTGCTCGATCTGTTCGCAGGGTCCGGGGCGCTGGGCCTTGAAGCGCTCAGCCGCGGCGCGACATCGGCCACCTTCGTCGAGGCGGCCGCCTCCGCCGCGCGCGTGATCACCGCAAACGCCAAGGAGCTCGCCACGACCGACCGCGCTCGCGTGGTCAAGGAGCGGGCGCTGCCGTTTCTCGCACGCACCACTGATCAGTGGGACCTCGTCCTGATCGACCCTCCGTACGACATCGCCGCGGAGGATCTCGCCGCGGTGCTGGAGGCGCTCGCGCCGCGTCTCGCGGCCGATGCGGTGGTCGTGCTGGAGTGGACCAGCCGAGCCCCCCAGCTCACGTGGCCTCCCGGGCTGGTCATCGAACGCGAGCGCGACTACGGCGAGACCCGCCTGCACTGGGCCCGCTGGGGTAGCGTCGAGTCATGACGCTCGCAGTTCTGCCAGGCACGTACGACCCCATCACGCTGGGCCACGTGGACATCGCGGTGCGGGCCGGCCGGCTGTTCGACGAGGTGGTCATCGGCATCGCCCACAACTCCACCAAGTCCCCGCTGCTCGATGTCGAGACCCGCGCGCGGCTTGCTCGTGAGGCGACCGCGCACCTGGAGGGGGTGCGCGTCGAGGTGATCGACGGTCTGCTGGTGCACTTCTGCGAGCGGGTGGGAGCCACCGTGATCGTGAAGGGTCTGCGAGGCGGT
It encodes the following:
- the rsmD gene encoding 16S rRNA (guanine(966)-N(2))-methyltransferase RsmD produces the protein MTRIIAGDLGGRRIAVPPRGTRPTTDRVREALFSRLDHQDALHGARVLDLFAGSGALGLEALSRGATSATFVEAAASAARVITANAKELATTDRARVVKERALPFLARTTDQWDLVLIDPPYDIAAEDLAAVLEALAPRLAADAVVVLEWTSRAPQLTWPPGLVIERERDYGETRLHWARWGSVES
- a CDS encoding sodium:calcium antiporter; translation: MWSLWPSVGALAVAVVVLGFGGTRLAYVADEIAERTRMGKATAGALLLGAVTSLTGIVTTATGALSGDADFAIANPIGGVAIQTVWIAIADLLYRRTNLEHAAASLPNLLQSLILLALLALPVAAYATPDLTWGWFHPLTLAIPALYLYGLRLVKSVEDHPQWTAKETADTGDEESPEQSNKTMRALWGWFALLGAVVAGFGWVVAKAGLGVVAATGIPSSIAGFTITTAISSLPELITLLAAVRIGSIELGIGNIVGGNVFDTLMIAVADLFFVGGSIYASVGPRSLVLLAGTALICAVLAAGLVVRDRRGIGFEGVAIPGIYLATIGFAIMAA
- the coaD gene encoding pantetheine-phosphate adenylyltransferase, which gives rise to MTLAVLPGTYDPITLGHVDIAVRAGRLFDEVVIGIAHNSTKSPLLDVETRARLAREATAHLEGVRVEVIDGLLVHFCERVGATVIVKGLRGGADYDVERPMALMNRSLTGVETVFVTGDNALSHIASSLVRDVARHGGDIDAYVPAGVAEAVRSALDAA